Proteins found in one Litorihabitans aurantiacus genomic segment:
- a CDS encoding HipA domain-containing protein — translation MSARALAVLLHGEHVADVERVRRGELRLTYLADAARSGTTPLSLSLPPEVGRFTGAVVSRYLWGLLPENGQALAAVARQHGADPHDPLSLLAAIGLDCAGAVQLTPADAIESVRQRDGSLEPARDVEHRLAQMRLSDEASWTMAEDHWSLGGTQQKFTLRSSEGRWFYPRGSLPSTHIVKPGVRTARHQALLEHLSMRAASLLGLAAASTGYLDFGSERAIVVERFDRVAHDGEIRRVHQEDLCQALGVEEKYESLGGPGVLAVVGLLRAAAATARQAEASVAAFLDGVIYNVVIAAPDAHARNFSVVLDGGDVSLAPLYDVATGLAYARRPGHPRLGSMSVSGTYDLDEVDGDSWRRLGDTVAVDGDRLAQRAESLRDGATAAFEKAAGEIDDWDGGVRDVMARLAPRLVGRGT, via the coding sequence ATGAGCGCCCGGGCCCTGGCAGTGCTGCTGCACGGTGAGCACGTCGCCGACGTCGAGCGCGTCCGCCGCGGTGAGCTCCGACTCACGTACCTGGCGGATGCCGCGCGTTCCGGCACGACGCCGCTGTCCCTGTCGCTGCCGCCCGAGGTCGGCAGGTTCACCGGCGCCGTCGTCAGCAGGTACCTGTGGGGCCTGCTGCCGGAGAACGGCCAGGCGCTTGCCGCCGTCGCGAGGCAGCACGGCGCCGATCCGCACGACCCGCTCAGCCTGCTGGCCGCCATAGGTCTGGACTGCGCGGGCGCCGTCCAGCTCACCCCCGCCGACGCGATCGAGAGCGTTCGTCAGCGCGACGGAAGTCTGGAACCCGCGCGCGACGTCGAGCACCGGCTCGCGCAGATGCGACTGAGCGACGAGGCGTCCTGGACGATGGCTGAGGACCACTGGTCGCTGGGTGGAACCCAGCAGAAGTTCACGCTCCGGTCGAGCGAGGGTCGCTGGTTCTACCCGCGCGGCAGTCTGCCGAGTACGCACATCGTCAAACCGGGCGTCCGGACGGCGAGGCACCAGGCGCTGCTCGAGCACCTCAGCATGCGAGCCGCGTCGCTGCTCGGCCTGGCCGCCGCGAGCACCGGGTACCTCGACTTCGGGTCGGAGCGGGCGATCGTCGTGGAGCGCTTCGACCGGGTGGCGCACGACGGCGAGATCCGGCGCGTGCACCAGGAGGACCTGTGCCAGGCGCTCGGGGTCGAGGAGAAGTACGAGAGCCTCGGCGGACCGGGTGTCCTCGCCGTCGTCGGCCTCCTCCGCGCGGCGGCAGCCACGGCGCGGCAGGCGGAGGCGAGCGTCGCGGCCTTCCTGGACGGGGTGATCTACAACGTCGTGATCGCGGCCCCCGATGCGCACGCGCGCAACTTCTCGGTCGTCCTGGACGGCGGCGACGTCAGCCTGGCACCGCTGTACGACGTCGCGACCGGGCTCGCGTACGCCCGCAGACCGGGTCACCCGCGCCTCGGATCGATGAGCGTGTCCGGCACCTACGACCTGGACGAGGTCGACGGCGACTCGTGGCGACGGCTCGGGGACACCGTCGCGGTCGACGGCGACCGCCTCGCGCAGCGGGCGGAGTCCCTGCGCGACGGCGCGACGGCGGCGTTCGAGAAGGCTGCCGGAGAGATCGACGACTGGGACGGCGGGGTGCGGGACGTCATGGCGCGGTTGGCGCCACGACTCGTTGGACGAGGTACGTAG
- a CDS encoding XRE family transcriptional regulator, translated as MSTYADMGLMSAYADFMATEAHRYNARSPMRLGRSLIALRRSRGLTQADLAARARVSRQWLITAERGENDRLEVGRLMQVLDALDATLTIEDAGQVEP; from the coding sequence ATGTCGACGTACGCAGACATGGGACTGATGTCGGCGTACGCTGACTTCATGGCGACCGAAGCCCACCGGTACAACGCGCGCTCCCCGATGCGGCTGGGGCGCAGCCTCATCGCGCTGCGCAGATCTCGTGGCCTGACGCAGGCGGACCTGGCCGCGCGGGCGCGAGTCTCGCGCCAGTGGCTGATCACGGCGGAGCGGGGCGAGAACGACCGTCTCGAGGTCGGGCGGCTGATGCAGGTCCTTGATGCGCTCGACGCCACCCTCACCATCGAGGACGCGGGGCAGGTCGAACCATGA
- a CDS encoding TIM barrel protein has protein sequence MTFSPSGGQGPMGGPIFHYDETIENPGQLPEYWDGKAFFYEYSQDYVAAISMEGLGTPEGSNWDGPVEKLENFMPNEALETARQPRWSGPIDMEIGPDGAMYVLDYGKGFFRQNPEAGLYRIEYAPGNKAPIALATADPTSSATAPATITFDGTGSSDPEGGELTYAWDFDGDTQTDATTATAQHTFAATGRYTVSLRVTDPEGKTGVTSIVVTVGNEAPVLTREYPADGGFFTWGDVLPYKFSATDAEDGDVIACNRLNWTFGLGHDSHAHPLQSISRSCEGGLTTPADAVEHGETEKLYGVIVARYTDAGSPNAAAATSEVSSIVNTRDQQAEHSNSLAGAERVADSGAQAFQKVVFGEGGQLTYDTVNFVNIDGVTARAQGTGTVELRWGTADAAPFATATVDSAAGWSDVALTGVDGEAIAFPTGTGALVVTGSAGLQLDSWTVDGAGVTALPPVEPEPVDPVEIPAEQVSIQMFALSNWVNQDGLLPVMDRLSTIGFENIEPFGNTMRGFSAQDFRALTDTYGLNVPSSHYNVNEATFADTLAYVKTLGQRYVGSGGFASPGISSLENTLATAETMNRLGALSVANGTGKFFGHNHATEFTTIYPAGDHADEALSAWEILVRNTDPELVTFQVDVAWAAHAGVDVVALLEEYGDRIDLIHVKDATNLGITPTNPRPTFVNLGEGDVPLQAILAKAQEVGVDLYVMEYDGSPANEEFAREGFEYLTGLEAGEANPTPVAYPVTAAAVTFTDEPGTAADTYTVPASGGVEYLVNDAVVRAGTYPGTGTVTVTGRATKGFVLAEGSTSTWTFTFTDGEPEPEMVEIPAEQVSMQMFALTNWVNQDGLVPVMDRLSTIGFENIEPFGGTVRGFSAQDFRALTDTYGLNVPSSHYNVAEGTFAETLAYVKTLGQRYVGSGGFAAPGITSLENTLATADTMDRLGALSVANGTGKFFGHNHAGEFTTMYEYEGEMTSAWEILVAETDPELVTFEVDVAWAAHAGVDVVELLAEHGDRIDLLHIKDATGLVTQPRPTFVNLGEGDVPLQEILAEAVEQDVDLYVMEYDGSPANEEFAREGFEYLTGLEAGAANPTPVAYPVTPAAVTATDVAGTTGDTYTVPSSGGVEYLVGDAVVRAGTYPGTGEVTVTARATKGFVLAEGATSSWTFTFDAAGDFLDVPEGMLFFEDIQWLFENGISTGWETADGREYRPLQPIARDAMAAFLYRQSNSPAFTAPTTSPFTDVSTDNQFYKEIAWLHAEGISTGWANGDGTFSFRPLEPINRDAMAAFLYRMADSPEFTAPSTSPFTDITPATQFYTEITWLASEGITTGWIGNDGTAIYRPVNPINRDAMAAFLHRYDDAGFSNVGSDTDI, from the coding sequence CTACGTCGCCGCGATCAGCATGGAGGGCCTCGGCACCCCCGAGGGCAGCAACTGGGACGGCCCCGTGGAGAAGCTCGAGAACTTCATGCCCAACGAGGCGCTCGAGACGGCCCGCCAGCCCCGCTGGTCCGGCCCGATCGACATGGAGATCGGCCCCGACGGCGCGATGTACGTGCTCGACTACGGCAAGGGCTTCTTCCGCCAGAACCCCGAGGCGGGCCTCTACCGCATCGAGTACGCGCCGGGCAACAAGGCTCCCATCGCCCTCGCGACGGCGGACCCGACCTCCTCGGCCACCGCTCCGGCGACCATCACGTTCGACGGGACGGGTTCCTCCGACCCCGAGGGCGGCGAGCTGACCTACGCGTGGGACTTCGACGGCGACACCCAGACCGACGCCACCACCGCCACCGCGCAGCACACGTTCGCGGCGACCGGCCGGTACACCGTCAGCCTCCGGGTCACGGACCCCGAGGGCAAGACCGGGGTCACGAGCATCGTGGTCACGGTCGGCAACGAGGCACCGGTCCTGACCCGGGAGTACCCGGCCGACGGCGGTTTCTTCACGTGGGGCGACGTGCTGCCCTACAAGTTCTCCGCCACGGACGCCGAGGACGGCGACGTGATCGCCTGCAACCGGCTCAACTGGACCTTCGGTCTGGGCCACGACAGCCACGCCCACCCGCTGCAGAGCATCTCGCGCTCCTGCGAGGGCGGCCTCACCACCCCGGCCGACGCCGTCGAGCACGGTGAGACCGAAAAGCTGTACGGCGTCATCGTCGCCCGCTACACGGACGCCGGCTCCCCCAACGCCGCCGCCGCGACGAGCGAGGTCTCCTCGATCGTCAACACGCGCGACCAGCAGGCCGAGCACTCCAACTCCCTCGCGGGTGCGGAGCGCGTGGCCGACAGCGGCGCGCAGGCCTTCCAGAAGGTCGTCTTCGGTGAGGGCGGTCAGCTCACCTACGACACGGTGAACTTCGTCAACATCGACGGCGTCACGGCCCGCGCCCAGGGCACGGGCACGGTCGAGCTGCGCTGGGGTACGGCCGACGCCGCCCCGTTCGCGACGGCGACCGTCGACTCCGCCGCCGGCTGGTCCGACGTCGCCCTCACGGGCGTCGACGGCGAGGCGATCGCCTTCCCGACCGGTACCGGCGCGCTCGTCGTGACCGGATCGGCGGGTCTCCAGCTGGACTCGTGGACCGTCGACGGGGCCGGCGTGACCGCCCTCCCGCCGGTGGAGCCCGAGCCGGTCGACCCCGTCGAGATCCCGGCCGAGCAGGTCTCGATCCAGATGTTCGCGCTGTCGAACTGGGTGAACCAGGACGGACTCTTGCCGGTCATGGACCGCCTGTCCACCATCGGGTTCGAGAACATCGAACCCTTCGGCAACACGATGCGCGGCTTCTCGGCGCAGGACTTCCGGGCCCTCACCGACACCTACGGGCTGAACGTGCCGTCGTCGCACTACAACGTGAACGAGGCGACCTTCGCGGACACGCTCGCGTACGTGAAGACGCTCGGTCAGCGCTACGTGGGCTCGGGCGGCTTCGCATCGCCCGGCATCTCCAGCCTGGAGAACACGCTCGCGACCGCCGAGACGATGAACCGTCTCGGCGCGCTGTCCGTGGCGAACGGGACCGGGAAGTTCTTCGGTCACAACCACGCGACGGAGTTCACCACGATCTACCCGGCCGGCGACCACGCCGACGAGGCCCTGTCGGCCTGGGAGATCCTGGTGCGCAACACCGACCCGGAGCTCGTGACGTTCCAGGTCGACGTGGCCTGGGCCGCGCACGCCGGGGTCGACGTCGTGGCCCTCCTGGAGGAGTACGGCGACCGGATCGACCTGATCCACGTCAAGGACGCGACCAACCTCGGGATCACCCCGACCAACCCGCGCCCGACGTTCGTGAACCTGGGTGAGGGCGACGTCCCGCTCCAGGCCATCCTCGCCAAGGCGCAGGAGGTGGGCGTCGACCTCTACGTGATGGAGTACGACGGCTCGCCGGCGAACGAGGAGTTCGCGCGGGAGGGCTTCGAGTACCTCACCGGTCTCGAGGCCGGCGAGGCGAACCCGACGCCGGTCGCCTACCCGGTGACCGCCGCGGCGGTCACGTTCACCGACGAGCCGGGCACGGCCGCCGACACCTACACCGTCCCGGCCTCGGGCGGCGTGGAGTACCTGGTGAACGACGCCGTCGTCCGCGCCGGCACCTACCCCGGCACCGGGACGGTCACCGTCACGGGCCGGGCGACCAAGGGCTTCGTGCTCGCCGAGGGTTCGACGTCGACCTGGACGTTCACGTTCACCGACGGCGAGCCCGAGCCGGAGATGGTCGAGATCCCTGCCGAGCAGGTCTCGATGCAGATGTTCGCGCTGACGAACTGGGTCAACCAGGACGGTCTCGTGCCGGTCATGGACCGCCTCTCGACGATCGGGTTCGAGAACATCGAGCCCTTCGGCGGGACCGTGCGTGGCTTCTCGGCGCAGGACTTCCGGGCCCTGACCGACACGTACGGGCTGAACGTGCCGTCGTCGCACTACAACGTGGCCGAGGGCACGTTCGCCGAGACGCTGGCGTACGTGAAGACGCTGGGTCAGCGGTACGTGGGTTCGGGCGGCTTCGCGGCCCCCGGCATCACCTCGCTGGAGAACACGCTGGCGACGGCGGACACGATGGACCGCCTGGGTGCGCTGTCCGTGGCGAACGGGACCGGGAAGTTCTTCGGTCACAACCACGCCGGCGAGTTCACCACGATGTACGAGTACGAGGGCGAGATGACGTCGGCCTGGGAGATCCTCGTGGCCGAGACCGACCCCGAGCTCGTGACGTTCGAGGTGGACGTCGCGTGGGCCGCGCACGCGGGTGTGGACGTCGTCGAGCTCCTCGCGGAGCACGGCGACCGGATCGACCTGCTGCACATCAAGGACGCCACGGGTCTGGTGACCCAGCCGCGTCCGACGTTCGTCAACCTCGGCGAGGGTGACGTGCCGCTCCAGGAGATCCTGGCCGAGGCGGTGGAGCAGGACGTCGACCTGTACGTGATGGAGTACGACGGCTCGCCCGCGAACGAGGAGTTCGCGCGGGAGGGCTTCGAGTACCTCACGGGTCTCGAGGCCGGCGCGGCCAACCCGACGCCGGTCGCCTACCCGGTGACCCCCGCCGCCGTCACGGCCACCGACGTGGCCGGGACGACGGGTGACACCTACACCGTCCCGAGCTCGGGCGGCGTGGAGTACCTCGTGGGCGACGCCGTCGTCCGCGCCGGGACCTACCCCGGCACCGGCGAGGTCACCGTCACGGCGCGTGCCACGAAGGGCTTCGTGCTCGCCGAGGGTGCGACGTCCAGCTGGACGTTCACGTTCGACGCCGCGGGAGACTTCCTGGACGTGCCGGAGGGGATGCTCTTCTTCGAGGACATCCAGTGGCTGTTCGAGAACGGCATCTCGACCGGTTGGGAGACGGCTGACGGACGCGAGTACCGCCCGCTGCAGCCCATCGCGCGTGACGCCATGGCGGCGTTCCTCTACCGCCAGTCCAACTCCCCCGCGTTCACGGCGCCGACCACGTCGCCGTTCACGGACGTGAGCACGGACAACCAGTTCTACAAGGAGATCGCCTGGCTGCACGCCGAGGGGATCTCGACCGGATGGGCCAACGGCGACGGGACGTTCTCCTTCCGCCCGCTGGAGCCGATCAACCGTGACGCGATGGCCGCGTTCCTGTACCGGATGGCCGACAGCCCGGAGTTCACCGCTCCGAGCACCTCGCCCTTCACGGACATCACCCCGGCCACGCAGTTCTACACGGAGATCACCTGGCTGGCCTCGGAGGGCATCACGACCGGCTGGATCGGGAACGACGGGACGGCGATCTACCGCCCCGTGAACCCGATCAACCGTGACGCGATGGCGGCGTTCCTGCACCGCTACGACGACGCGGGCTTCAGCAACGTCGGCAGTGACACCGACATCTGA